One window of the Silurus meridionalis isolate SWU-2019-XX chromosome 24, ASM1480568v1, whole genome shotgun sequence genome contains the following:
- the LOC124378295 gene encoding cyclic nucleotide-gated channel cone photoreceptor subunit alpha, with translation MVYVLPGFLEQGLLVNNIKKLWDHYKKTPQFKYDLISMLPTDLLMLHFGINSPALRFNRLFKMPRLFEFFYRTETRTNLPNIFRISNIVLYILIIIHWNACIFYAISKTLGFGSDEWVYPNISDPKYGRLSMKYTYCLYWSTVILTTIGETPPPVRDVEYLFVVVDFLIGVLIFATIVSNVGAMIANMNASRALFQSKIDSIKQYMQFRKVSKDLETRVVKWFDYLWTEDKTSDDKGVLKYLPDKLRAEIAISVHLETLRKVRIFQDCEAGLLVELVLKLQPQIFSPGDYICKKGDIGREMYIIKKGNLAVVADDGITQFVVLSEGAYFGEISILGIKGSKAGNRRTANIRSVGYSDLFALSKDDLMEALIEYPEAKTVLEEKGRAILLKDGLIDETAANQVDEKDLEGKVTTMETKIEMMQAKLTHISAECANSQGRIKQKIINIEARVKVI, from the coding sequence ATGGTATATGTTTTGCCAGGTTTTCTGGAACAAGGCTTGCTGGTAAACAATATAAAGAAGCTGTGGGACCattacaaaaaaacaccccAATTCAAATATGACCTAATAAGCATGCTACCAACAGATTTATTGATGTTGCATTTTGGAATTAATAGTCCAGCACTGAGGTTCAATCGGCTTTTTAAAATGCCTCgtctttttgagtttttttacCGAACTGAGACAAGGACCAACCTTCCTAATATATTTAGAATCAGCAACATTGTactctatattttaataatcattCATTGGAATGCCTGCATTTTTTATGCTATCTCCAAAACACTTGGCTTTGGGTCTGATGAATGGGTCTACCCTAACATTAGTGATCCTAAGTATGGCCGCCTGTCAATGAAATATACTTATTGCCTCTACTGGTCCACAGTCATCCTAACCACTATTGGGGAAACTCCGCCACCTGTTAGGGATGTCGagtatttgtttgttgttgttgatttcCTCATAGGTGTGCTCATTTTTGCCACAATTGTTAGTAATGTTGGTGCTATGATCGCCAACATGAATGCTTCACGTGCTTTATTTCAATCCAAAATTGACTCCATTAAACAATACATGCAGTTCCGTAAGGTCAGCAAGGATCTAGAGACTCGTGTCGTCAAGTGGTTTGACTACCTCTGGACAGAAGACAAGACCTCGGATGACAAGGGTGTTCTTAAATACCTTCCAGATAAATTAAGGGCAGAGATTGCCATCAGTGTGCATTTGGAAACACTGAGGAAGGTGCGAATATTTCAGGATTGTGAGGCAGGACTGCTTGTCGAGCTAGTGCTCAAGCTTCAGCCACAGATCTTTAGTCCTGGAGACTATATCTGCAAGAAGGGTGACATTGGTCGTGAAATGTATATTATCAAAAAAGGTAACCTTGCTGTGGTAGCAGACGATGGAATAACACAGTTTGTAGTACTGAGTGAGGGTGCCTATTTTGGTGAGATCAGTATCTTGGGCATCAAGGGCAGTAAAGCTGGGAATCGTCGGACTGCAAACATTCGTAGTGTTGGTTACTCAGACCTCTTCGCCCTCTCAAAAGACGATCTCATGGAGGCTCTGATTGAATACCCTGAAGCCAAGACTGTTCTGGAAGAAAAAGGTCGGGCCATATTGCTGAAGGATGGCTTGATTGATGAGACAGCGGCCAACCAGGTAGATGAAAAAGACCTGGAAGGCAAGGTGACCACAATGGAAACTAAGATAGAGATGATGCAAGCCAAATTAACACACATTTCAGCAGAGTGTGCAAACAGCCAGGGTAGAATCAAGCAAAAGATCATCAATATAGAGGCCAGAGTGAAAGTAATATGA